In Raphanus sativus cultivar WK10039 unplaced genomic scaffold, ASM80110v3 Scaffold0040, whole genome shotgun sequence, one DNA window encodes the following:
- the LOC130500804 gene encoding uncharacterized protein LOC130500804, whose protein sequence is MAHFTPCKKTTDAVQVAVPFFREVYRLHGLPLSIVSDWDSRFLSHFWRSLDLVLCQVEFAHNHAVNKSTRFSPFRVIYVIVPHGPNYLGVSPDVSSDHGQAIDCLANASAIHVQVHDNLQLSTAKYKESDDRHCRDFQFKVGDCVWAVLNRERFYAGDYNKLKSRKVGPLEVLEKINNTHIVSCYLRMLDTLTFSTSNISFLL, encoded by the exons ATGGCACACTTCACCCCTTGCAAGAAGACGACGGATGCTGTACAAGTTGCAGTCCCTTTCTTCCGCGAGGTTTATAGGCTTCATGGCTTGCCGTTATCAATTGTGTCGGATTGGGACTCGCGTTTTCTCAGTCACTTTTGGAG ATCGTTGGATTTAGTCTTATGTCAGGTTGAATTCGCTCATAACCATGCAGTTAACAAGAGTACTCGTTTCAGTCCATTTCGGGTAATCTACGTTATTGTCCCTCATGGTCCTAATTATCTTGGAGTTTCACCGGATGTTTCAAGTGACCATGGGCAGGCGATAGATTGCTTGGCAAATGCTTCAGCAATACACGTGCAGGTTCATGATAATTTACAACTATCAACTGCAAAGTACAAAGAAAGCGATGATCGACATTGTCGAGATTTCCAATTTAAAGTGGGGGATTGTGTGTGGGCTGTCCTTAATCGGGAAAGATTCTATGCAGGGGATTATAACAAGCTGAAGTCTCGCAAAGTTggtccattggaagtccttgAGAAGATTAACAATACGCATATCGTCTCTTGTTACCTACGGATGCTCGATACTCTGACGTTTTCAACTTCAAACATCTCATTCCTTTTGTAG